The nucleotide sequence GAGGAAATGCTCTCTCTATTAAAGGGTCTTGCTCGAAGGACAAGACTCCTCTGCAACCTCAAAGCTGGAAAGAGTAACATCAAAACGTGGCTACACCAATCATAGTGAGTACTTCCAATTCAAAAGGAAGAATCTAAGAAACAAGTAGACCTATATATAGTCATTCCCATGATAAATTAGTGGTCACAGAAATTAGGCAGCTCGAAGAACATGACATATCAAATGGAATTGAATTAGATCCTCTTCCTGCATCTGTATAGTGATTCGGACAGACAACTCAATAGACAATATTAAGCTAAAAGGACAAACATCATCCCACAACCTGATTTTGCTTACAGGAAAAGATGACATATTGATCTAATGCTACTCATAATCCACACCTAAGAAGCAAGCCCAAGGCAGCAACAGCAACAAACCAACAAACGGCAATTAGAAACAAAAGCACACGGAGTGAAAATAAACTGAAACGAAACATGCATGCTGAGTGTGGAAATAAGTATACAAAACACAAGATTCACCtcgataaagaaagaaagaaagaaaggaaagggaaagagaTTGGAAGAATACTTACGGAGGGTTGCTGCAATGGGATGGGAAAGGGCAGGATGAGAGGAGGCGGCGGAAGGAGCgaaggagagggaggggaggTAGGCGGAGAGCCATGTTAATTTCTAAGCTTTAAAACAGAATTATTTGGATCCCATTAAAGGATcagcctttattattattatatatttcccTCTAAAAGGATATCACCCAATCGATCTGGTTCGAAAACAGATGCGACCGGACCGGTTCATTAGGGCGGTTTAGGTCGATCGACCAGACCCGATTCATTCTCGGTTCATGTTAATTTCTAAGCTTTAAAACAGAATTATTGGCTTTACATCCCTCCACTTTAAAGTCTGGGCTTCTTATAAGCAACTCGCAAAGTGTTGGCCACATCGATGACAAAAAGGATATCTCACGTGGCGTGGCCCCTTTGAAAGCTGTGCTCCATGGCCACCGCCCGCCGCCGCTTCTTGCGCCACCATGTGCTTGCCTCCCGGCGACATTTTTTCCCTTCTCAGGCTGAGACTGCTTGACTCTTTGTCTTTCATAGAACATAGAAGTTCATTAACAATGCGAACATCTCATGCAAGaaaaacaaagaagagatcttttgTGGACTCATTATTATGCTGCTACGAAAGTAAATTGTACAATTCTCATCACAAGGGTCAGATGTCATGTCTTTCACAATGCAAAAGCAAATAAtaagagcaaaaaaaaaagagaaaaaggaggtTAACAAATCGAAAATGACCTGGTTTTGGATTTGACAGTGGTTGGTGGACTGACTTCACTCGGGAGCAGGTACAAGTCATCGAAGAACAAAGGTAAAAAAGATGGGTCACATTGGCTGAGCAAAGAAGAAGAACGTGGAAGAAGAAAGGTTCCGTGGAAGCTTTGGAGTAGTAAGTACCTGAGCGGAGAGAGGTTATGGTGGCAATTGATGGCCAATTACCGAATACAAATCAACCCCATgttagtagcagcagcagcagcgtgtTTCGGCGGTGCAAAGAAGCTGAGGAATGCGTCACCTTCTCACAGGTTTGTAAAGAACGACGGTCACATACTTGGACTGGAACCTATGGCTCAGGccaagggccaccatcgactgggAAGAGGATCCTTTCTCTATGAAAAGATGGTTGAGGACCACGTGCTGGGGCTTCGGCGACGCTTCTTCATCAGTGTTCTGCATCCCAAGAACGGTAAGGTGCAGCTGGGATGGAACGAGTGGCGGTTCCTTGGCAAAATCTTCATCTGTGAGCGACCAACTGTAGCTGGAGTCAGGTGAGGGCGGCAAATCAAACTCAGAAATGCTCTCCACATTTTCAGGAACATAATCCTGGATAAAAGAAAACATGATAAGAAAAGAGCTATCTGGTTTACAGCAGCAGAAGTAATGATAAGATATGCAATAGTATTTTCCCAGGAATCCGGTGTCAAGGATTCTCGTTTACTTGAAAGCATCCCACACCTGAAGAAACAATTTTAtgcaaaataaaagaaagaaaaaaaatactcacATGGACATCAAGGAGATTAGTGATGTTCCCCATCTCATCACTAACAAAAGGAAGATCAGGAATGTATTTTAATTGTCCATCCACGATGAACTTGTATCGGTATACTCCCGAAGGGAGAACCATTAAAATGGCATGGTCCTTGCCTGACCTCTGCAAATGCTTCCTGAATGGTAAAAGTTGACAAATTCATAATTTTCATTATTTGTCTCTCGGTTACAAATCAAAATACACTGacctaaggaaaaaaaaaactgacCTTGAAGCCCAGTCGTCCCATGATCCTTCTACGAGGACAACATTTCCCCCTCGGTTCCATGTTATCAGTGTTGGAATTCCCTTTTCAAGGGGACCATCCGAGAGTTGATCAGGCTCATTCATCCATAGTTGATTAAATACAGGAGGGGCATCAGTAGCTCCATGCAAGGGAGGTACCGGAACCTGAAACATACATTTATCAATTTTGTTCTTTGACAGAGATAGACATGCTAACTTATGGCATAATTTCTTGATCGGTAACTCATAACACATGAAACAACAGTCATGTTCACTCAATCATGGACCTCATAATATATCAGTTCAATTAGAGAATTTTAAAGCATAATAGGCAAGATCAAACGTTGTCGATCAGATTATAAAATTGTTCATCCTATTCAAGCATATTAGGTAGGGAGAACAAAAATATGCCTTAAATATCTTCTGAATGGCACATACAGCCCATTTTTTTGTGGCACGA is from Musa acuminata AAA Group cultivar baxijiao chromosome BXJ3-8, Cavendish_Baxijiao_AAA, whole genome shotgun sequence and encodes:
- the LOC135584783 gene encoding SNF1-related protein kinase regulatory subunit beta-1-like, with product MGNVSGRDGVEDGGDEDASVRSRSDADPGSTHVRRVRSVDSVESWPPESPGRSRSPLMFAPQVPVPPLHGATDAPPVFNQLWMNEPDQLSDGPLEKGIPTLITWNRGGNVVLVEGSWDDWASRKHLQRSGKDHAILMVLPSGVYRYKFIVDGQLKYIPDLPFVSDEMGNITNLLDVHDYVPENVESISEFDLPPSPDSSYSWSLTDEDFAKEPPLVPSQLHLTVLGMQNTDEEASPKPQHVVLNHLFIEKGSSSQSMVALGLSHRFQSKYVTVVLYKPVRR